One window from the genome of Cervus elaphus chromosome 8, mCerEla1.1, whole genome shotgun sequence encodes:
- the PIGV gene encoding GPI mannosyltransferase 2 isoform X1 yields MWPLDPSRKEVLGFAVSCRVLTLVLQALFNAIIPDHRAEAFSPPRLTPSGSVDQLVEGLLGGLSHWDAEHFLFVAEHGYLYEHNFAFFPGFPLVLLVGTELMRPLWGLLNLRSCLLISVALLNSLFSTLAALALYDLGCLVLHCPRQAFYGALLFCLSPANVFLTAGYSEALFALLTFSAMGQLERGQSWTSGLFFALATGVRSNGLVNIGFLVHSQCQDFFSSLMVQSALRQLLKLMGSVFLSVFTLGLPFALFQYYAYTQFCLPGSAHPIPQPLLQLAIDQGYRTAEGNKPPWCSWELPLIYSYIQDVYWNVGFLRYYELKQVPNFLLASPMAILVAWATWTYVTTHPWLFLTLGMQRSKNKKALEKPEPGFLSPRVFVYLVHAAVLLLFGSLCMHVQVLTRFLCSSSPIVYWFSAHLLLDQEPLLRSLEAVPGKSPTGDPPPGQKVPRNSIMGLLYNWKTCSLVTRCILGYFMTYWLLGLLLHCNWLPWT; encoded by the exons ATGTGGCCCCTGGACCCATCCCGGAAAGAGGTCCTGGGGTTTGCAGTCAGCTGCCGTGTCCTGACTCTGGTGCTGCAG GCTCTCTTCAATGCCATCATCCCAGACCATCGTGCAGAAGCCTTCTCTCCTCCTCGGCTCACCCCCTCTGGCTCTGTGGACCAACTTGTGGAAGGTCTTCTGGGTGGCCTCTCTCACTGGGATGCTGAACACTTCCTGTTCGTTGCCGAGCACGGCTACCTGTATGAGCACAACTTTGCCTTCTTCCCTGGTTTCCCCCTGGTCCTGTTGGTGGGGACTGAATTGATGAGACCCCTGTGGGGGTTACTGAACCTACGGAGTTGCCTGCTCATCTCAGTAGCACTGCTCAATTCCTTGTTTTCCACGCTGGCTGCACTTGCACTTTACGACCTGGGCTGTTTGGTTTTGCACTGTCCCCGCCAGGCCTTTTATGGAGCACTGCTCTTCTGCCTCAGCCCCGCCAATGTCTTCCTGACTGCTGGTTACTCAGAAGCCTTATTTGCTCTCCTGACATTCAGCGCCATGGGGCAGCTGGAAAGGGGCCAAAGCTGGACTAGTGGACTCTTTTTTGCCCTTGCCACTGGTGTACGATCCAATGGGCTAGTCAACATTGGCTTCCTCGTACATTCTCAGTGCCAAGACTTTTTCTCATCTCTCATGGTGCAAAGTGCTCTCAGACAGCTCTTGAAGCTGATGGGTTCTGTGTTCCTGTCAGTGTTCACACTCGGCCTTCCCTTTGCCCTCTTTCAGTATTACGCCTATACCCAGTTCTGTCTGCCAGGCTCAGCCCACCCCATTCCTCAGCCCTTGCTGCAATTAGCTATAGACCAGGGCTACCGAACTGCGGAGGGAAACAAGCCGCCTTGGTGCTCCTGGGAACTTCCCCTAATATACAGCTACATCCAGGATGTCTATTGGAATGTTGGCTTTCTGAGATACTATGAACTCAAGCAGGTGCCCAATTTTCTACTGGCTTCACCAATGGCTATATTGGTTGCCTGGGCAACTTGGACATACGTGACCACCCACCCTTGGCTCTTCCTTACACTTGGGATGCAAAGGAGCAAGAACAAAAAGGCCCTAGAGAAGCCTGAACCTGGATTCCTCAGTCCTCGGGTGTTTGTGTACCTGGTCCACGCTGCAGTGCTGCTGCTGTTTGGCAGTCTATGCATGCATGTTCAG GTTCTCACCaggtttttatgctcctccagtCCTATTGTGTACTGGTTCTCGGCTCACTTGCTTCTGGATCAAGAACCGCTGCTGAGATCCCTAGAGGCTGTGCCTGGGAAGTCTCCTACAGGGGACCCCCCACCAGGACAAAAGGTCCCCAGAAACTCTATCATGGGACTCTTGTACAACTGGAAAACTTGTTCTCTGGTCACACGATGCATTCTAGGCTACTTCAtgacttactggctcttgggacTACTCCTCCATTGCAACTGGCTGCCTTGGACATAA
- the PIGV gene encoding GPI mannosyltransferase 2 isoform X2: MWPLDPSRKEVLGFAVSCRVLTLVLQVLTRFLCSSSPIVYWFSAHLLLDQEPLLRSLEAVPGKSPTGDPPPGQKVPRNSIMGLLYNWKTCSLVTRCILGYFMTYWLLGLLLHCNWLPWT; this comes from the exons ATGTGGCCCCTGGACCCATCCCGGAAAGAGGTCCTGGGGTTTGCAGTCAGCTGCCGTGTCCTGACTCTGGTGCTGCAG GTTCTCACCaggtttttatgctcctccagtCCTATTGTGTACTGGTTCTCGGCTCACTTGCTTCTGGATCAAGAACCGCTGCTGAGATCCCTAGAGGCTGTGCCTGGGAAGTCTCCTACAGGGGACCCCCCACCAGGACAAAAGGTCCCCAGAAACTCTATCATGGGACTCTTGTACAACTGGAAAACTTGTTCTCTGGTCACACGATGCATTCTAGGCTACTTCAtgacttactggctcttgggacTACTCCTCCATTGCAACTGGCTGCCTTGGACATAA